The genomic region GATAAAAGATGGAATCGTTCAATACCAGGCTGCCCGAAGCGTCGGTGACGCCTCTGGCAAACAGGGAATCTCCGGTTAAGGCCACCATCGTTCCGGCCAAAGGGTTTCCCCCGCTTAAAACCGTGACCCTTAAGGTAAACTTTCCCGGGGGAATGGTATCGGGGCAGACCAGGCTCAGGCTTTCGGGTTGAGCGGTCCAGACCGCCATTCCAGGATCGCCCAAAAGATTGATGCCATAGGTCAGCCACCGGAAATCATTTTCCTGGGAGGCCTGGGCGGTAAAATCAAGCTTGGAAAGGACCAGAGCACTGCCCAGATCCGGAGCATCTTCAGCAATGAGATAGCGGAAGAACCTCTGGTCCATCAGGTCGGAGGAGCCGTAGCCCGCAAAACCCGGCATATACCAGCCGAACCGGGAATTGCCCGCAAAGGCCACCCCGCCGCCGCCCGGGTTATTGACGAAACGCTCGGCCATGCAGTCGTAGTCTATGGCCGCAGTCAAGCAGCCCAAAGAATAAAGGATGCCTTGCTTGGGTCCGTTGGCCAGGCCGTCAAAATCTGAAAGAATAAGATTGTCCGGCCCTACGCACATTACATCGTAATCGGCATGGCCATCATGGTTCATCAGGTGCGCTCCGCCGTTGATGGTCGCTATAACGGAGGCCCGGCTTTCGTTGCCCAATGACTCGTACAGCTTTTCCGCCGGTTTAAAATAATCGGTCAATTCATTGGCCGCAATCATGTCCTTGTTGTGGCCGCCGTCGGTCTCGGGATCCAGCATCTCGGCCCAGAAAGAAGCTGTGTTCAAATAGGATGGTTCGGGATTTTTTTCGTAACCGATGACCTTGTTTACGAAGGCCTGGGCGTTGGCCACGGTGTTGGCCGGGGCCCGGCCCACTAACAGGTCGGGATACAGGTCCACGCTGTCGGTGGTCTCCCCGAATATCCCGTCTCCGTCCCCGTCCCAGGCGCCGTCCAAGGCGGCATAATAGATGTCGGCTCTTAAGCTGTCGCTGTTGCCCCCATAGCCCATATCGGCGGTGCTGAAGGCAAAGGCCACCCGGGCCGGGATGATGTCGGTATCTCCGCCCAATAACACATAGCTGAGGCTCCAAGAAGCTTGTTTTTCCTTCAAGTAATTCCTGATCTTCTCCTGCTGGTCCCGGCCGCCGTAACCGGCATAGATGCTGTCGGCCAGGATCATCTTAACCCTCAATCCGCTCTGCTTTTTCCAGTCCAGCAGCCGCCGGAAAACCGTATCCATCGGGGCTTTGGTGATGATCAGATAATCAACCGCCGGATCGGTTTTGGAGCTTTTGATTTTGGGCGGATAAAATTCGTCCAGGTGGCCGGGGTTGGACACCAGGCGGGTTAACACCGGCCGCCAGTTTTGATTCTGGCCAATTTTGATTTTTATTGCCGGAATATCATATTCCAGTTCCACCAACATTGTTCCTGAAAACAACAACTGCTTTTTTAAGGGATGGTACCGGAGGGGATATATCTTGACCGAAGCAATTTCATAACCGGCCAGCCGGCCCTGATGTATTATGCCTGCCTGACTTTGAGGCCAGATGCCTGCGGTCCCATAGGAAGTCTGATTGGGCGGCTGGAACTTCGCAGGCATTCCCTGGGACCGGGGCGCCGGTTTTTGGGCCGGGTATAATAGCATGTCTTCGGCGATCACCCGCTCATCCGATGAAACTGCCTTCACCCCCCGGACCAGGGCTCCGGCCGGCAGAACAAAGGAAATGGTTTTAGCCGGCAGCTGGGGATCTCCGGGATTTTCATTTAAAGAAAATCCGGACATGGTCACCGAGCGGTATGTCCCGATATTTTTAATTTGGATATCCTCGCCGTTAAACTTTACGGCCTGCTGCAGAACAGCCCCCAGGGCATTCTCGGCCCATAACACAGATAAAAACGCCAGGGATAAGCTTATTACCGT from candidate division TA06 bacterium harbors:
- a CDS encoding T9SS type A sorting domain-containing protein; this encodes MNTVKRKPGRTVISLSLAFLSVLWAENALGAVLQQAVKFNGEDIQIKNIGTYRSVTMSGFSLNENPGDPQLPAKTISFVLPAGALVRGVKAVSSDERVIAEDMLLYPAQKPAPRSQGMPAKFQPPNQTSYGTAGIWPQSQAGIIHQGRLAGYEIASVKIYPLRYHPLKKQLLFSGTMLVELEYDIPAIKIKIGQNQNWRPVLTRLVSNPGHLDEFYPPKIKSSKTDPAVDYLIITKAPMDTVFRRLLDWKKQSGLRVKMILADSIYAGYGGRDQQEKIRNYLKEKQASWSLSYVLLGGDTDIIPARVAFAFSTADMGYGGNSDSLRADIYYAALDGAWDGDGDGIFGETTDSVDLYPDLLVGRAPANTVANAQAFVNKVIGYEKNPEPSYLNTASFWAEMLDPETDGGHNKDMIAANELTDYFKPAEKLYESLGNESRASVIATINGGAHLMNHDGHADYDVMCVGPDNLILSDFDGLANGPKQGILYSLGCLTAAIDYDCMAERFVNNPGGGGVAFAGNSRFGWYMPGFAGYGSSDLMDQRFFRYLIAEDAPDLGSALVLSKLDFTAQASQENDFRWLTYGINLLGDPGMAVWTAQPESLSLVCPDTIPPGKFTLRVTVLSGGNPLAGTMVALTGDSLFARGVTDASGSLVLNDSIFYLEPLVLTATARNRIPAQKAVTIASPGPRLTVLSHSFTELTGDFDLKANAGERMAYSLLVKNTGDSATVASQVLFRPMDSLSKISDSLGAVGPLGPGDSLWLTDEFTADLDSNISDGQAALYQVIIDDGLGRTWNSLMAQVVDMPVMAYQHYVVSDALGGDGDMIPEPGENIELAVRIKNTGHDQAGTISGKLSASGPYLTVADSLDTLDNMSCDSSGNFGFALSISSAAPVPNYSGWLYLETMTDGRPARDSFLLTVGATGFADDMESGDGSWQYGSYWHRSAIKSASPVYSWYCGNESDTLAPQDIIDTLSAPVFYLGQDFSLSFNQWHDLVSGWDYGFVEAEWSGGKKVLTTVTGASGGWQASSYDLSFIPAGSGVTLRFILAADSIVGARSKGWFIDDVNIFDPQLGVEQKPDLPAAPCRGMKLAVRPNPFRQRMTINYQSAQAGRVTLKVYNIAGQLVRKLVDEEALQERAGTVGWDGRDDRGVRAAQGMYFIRLMDDQKAVTQKVILLK